One Neisseria sp. Marseille-Q5346 genomic region harbors:
- the panC gene encoding pantoate--beta-alanine ligase, which translates to MQIIHTIKELREWRKTAGKVAFVPTMGNLHEGHLALVREAKKRADNVVVSIFVNRLQFGQGEDFDKYPRTLQQDADKLAGEGVAVVFAPDEKELYPNVEQRFNVEPPHLQNELCGKFRPGHFRGVATVVTKLFNIVQPDTACFGKKDYQQLAIIKGFVEDLNFNIEIVPVDTGRASDGLALSSRNQYLSEAERAEAPRLYQELQNIAAALKNGNLDYAQLEAECIRRLSDAGWVVDYVEIRHAHSLAVAHVGDKELVVLAAARLGTTRLIDNLEVALA; encoded by the coding sequence ATGCAAATCATTCATACGATTAAAGAATTGCGCGAGTGGCGCAAAACTGCCGGAAAAGTGGCATTTGTGCCGACCATGGGTAATCTGCACGAAGGCCATCTTGCGCTGGTGCGCGAAGCGAAAAAACGTGCCGATAACGTTGTGGTCAGTATTTTTGTCAACCGCCTGCAATTCGGACAAGGCGAAGATTTTGACAAATATCCGCGCACTTTGCAGCAAGATGCCGACAAATTGGCAGGCGAGGGCGTTGCCGTCGTGTTTGCGCCTGATGAAAAAGAACTGTATCCGAATGTGGAACAGCGTTTCAATGTCGAGCCTCCGCACCTGCAAAACGAATTGTGCGGCAAATTCCGCCCGGGCCATTTCCGCGGCGTTGCGACCGTTGTGACCAAGTTGTTCAACATCGTTCAACCCGATACCGCCTGTTTCGGCAAAAAAGACTATCAGCAGCTGGCGATTATCAAAGGCTTTGTCGAAGACTTGAATTTTAATATCGAAATCGTACCAGTCGATACCGGCCGCGCTTCAGACGGCCTGGCACTTTCCAGCCGCAACCAATATTTGAGCGAAGCAGAGCGCGCAGAAGCGCCCCGCCTCTATCAAGAATTGCAAAACATTGCCGCCGCCTTGAAAAACGGCAATCTGGATTACGCCCAGCTTGAGGCTGAATGTATCCGCCGTTTGAGCGATGCCGGCTGGGTGGTTGATTACGTTGAAATCCGCCATGCACACAGCTTGGCAGTGGCGCATGTCGGTGATAAAGAATTGGTGGTGCTTGCCGCCGCCCGTTTGGGTACCACGCGCCTGATTGATAATTTGGAAGTGGCTTTGGCTTAA
- a CDS encoding DUF5672 family protein: protein MSFVDITVVGITGADSYTEGTMYAVARSCAELPGSRGLLISPSRPQGLPENILHQPCRPFGYLEYNLFVLYQLMYYIETDYCLIVQNDGWVLNGQNWQDAYREYDYIGAPLPILLETEADGQFFLKGTDQYLAKQHLIQTSPNLDEPQNGGFSLRSKQLLTMPRQLSLNVEIQPPLPPKDGKIAGMEWLVRLHHEDMFLTAQHRYRLQDLGLKFAPPNIATQFSSEVPFINRMRNVPLERVFGAHWMGNVVLTGCNRVRFAQLNEDKLETYSRFFRNLGYEWE, encoded by the coding sequence ATGAGTTTTGTTGACATTACTGTGGTGGGTATTACCGGCGCAGATTCTTATACCGAGGGCACGATGTACGCCGTTGCCCGCAGTTGCGCCGAATTGCCCGGAAGCCGCGGATTGCTGATCAGCCCGAGCCGTCCGCAAGGTTTGCCGGAAAATATCCTGCATCAGCCTTGCCGGCCATTCGGTTATCTGGAATACAATCTGTTTGTTTTGTACCAACTGATGTATTACATCGAAACCGATTATTGTTTGATTGTTCAGAATGACGGCTGGGTGTTGAACGGTCAAAACTGGCAGGATGCCTATCGGGAATATGACTACATCGGCGCACCTTTGCCGATTTTGTTGGAAACCGAAGCCGACGGGCAGTTTTTCCTGAAGGGGACCGACCAATATTTGGCCAAACAGCATCTGATTCAGACTTCCCCGAATTTGGACGAGCCGCAGAACGGCGGTTTCAGCCTGCGCAGCAAGCAGCTTTTAACCATGCCGCGGCAACTGAGCTTAAATGTAGAAATCCAGCCGCCTTTGCCGCCGAAAGATGGAAAAATTGCCGGTATGGAATGGCTGGTGCGGCTGCACCACGAGGATATGTTTTTGACGGCGCAACACCGTTATAGATTGCAGGACTTGGGTTTGAAATTCGCGCCTCCGAATATTGCTACACAATTTTCTTCAGAAGTACCGTTTATCAATCGAATGAGGAATGTCCCTTTAGAGCGCGTCTTTGGGGCGCACTGGATGGGCAATGTGGTCTTGACCGGCTGCAACCGTGTCCGGTTTGCCCAATTGAATGAGGATAAATTGGAAACATACTCCCGTTTTTTTAGAAATTTGGGTTATGAATGGGAATAA
- the dinB gene encoding DNA polymerase IV, which yields MSQRKIIHIDMDAFYASVELREQPHLKGLPLVVAWDGTRSVICAASYEARKFGLHSAMSVATAKRLCPQAVFVPPHFDLYRQVSAQIHAVFRRYTDLIEPLSLDEAYLDVTRNFENIPYASEVAKRIRAEIFEETGLTASAGIAPNKFLAKIASDWRKPNGQFVLPPQKIMAFLESLPLGKIPGVGKVTLKKMNALGMQTAGDLRRFERGELLNHFGRYGYRLYDLARGIDERPVKAERERLQISTEITLPEDLSLAQASSHLPHLAEDLWRQIERKNVEAKGVTLKLKTHDFRIITRSLTYSSVLPDSASLLQAAHTLLQRIPPQREDAFRLIGIGVSHLLPKNQQQTLWL from the coding sequence ATGTCTCAACGCAAAATCATCCATATCGATATGGACGCATTCTACGCTTCGGTAGAACTGCGCGAGCAGCCGCACCTGAAAGGGCTGCCCCTCGTTGTGGCGTGGGACGGTACGCGGTCGGTTATTTGTGCCGCTTCTTATGAGGCGCGCAAATTCGGTTTGCACTCGGCCATGTCGGTGGCGACGGCGAAAAGGCTGTGTCCGCAGGCGGTGTTTGTGCCGCCGCATTTCGATTTGTACCGCCAAGTGTCGGCGCAGATTCATGCCGTGTTTCGGCGTTATACCGATTTGATCGAGCCTTTGTCTTTGGACGAGGCTTATTTGGATGTTACCCGAAATTTTGAAAATATCCCGTATGCCAGTGAGGTGGCCAAACGTATTCGTGCCGAAATTTTTGAAGAAACCGGTTTGACGGCCTCCGCAGGCATCGCACCCAATAAGTTTTTGGCCAAAATCGCTTCCGACTGGCGCAAACCGAACGGGCAGTTTGTGCTGCCGCCGCAAAAAATCATGGCGTTTTTGGAGAGCCTGCCGTTGGGTAAGATTCCCGGTGTCGGCAAAGTCACGCTGAAAAAGATGAATGCCCTCGGTATGCAAACTGCCGGCGATTTGCGCCGTTTTGAGCGCGGCGAACTTTTAAACCATTTTGGCCGCTACGGCTACCGTCTTTATGATTTGGCACGCGGTATCGACGAGCGGCCGGTCAAAGCTGAACGCGAACGCCTGCAAATCTCAACCGAAATCACTTTGCCCGAAGATTTGTCTTTGGCGCAGGCTTCAAGCCATTTGCCGCACCTTGCCGAAGACCTCTGGCGGCAGATTGAACGCAAAAACGTCGAAGCCAAAGGCGTTACCCTCAAGCTCAAAACCCACGATTTCCGCATTATCACGCGTTCGCTGACGTATTCTTCCGTCCTTCCCGACAGCGCCTCTCTGCTTCAGGCGGCGCATACTTTGTTGCAACGCATACCGCCGCAACGCGAAGACGCCTTCCGCCTGATCGGTATCGGCGTGAGTCATTTGCTGCCGAAAAACCAGCAGCAGACGCTTTGGTTATAA
- a CDS encoding DUF4198 domain-containing protein, translating into MKQWMLLGLLGLGAVAQAHDVWVAAPTHQPAGQILHADLGYSHDFPNVEKIADDRVHIFKPLQLTGSSKKTVDLVNKGENYQYVSKATLPEGSYWVSATYKPTFWSKNKDGWKQQTLKQLAGATYCEQSQMFGKSFVQVGNGAVDEAVLTRPIGQELELVPLKNPNEVKAGGILPVKVLYKGEPLVKATVTASSDTLAEMDLESTHDHREPQGFSGKTDKNGVVNVITLIDGLWKIKVVNETDYGDKSVCQKDNTYATLIVPVGTKRAAARHAHHHQH; encoded by the coding sequence ATGAAACAATGGATGCTTTTAGGATTGCTGGGATTGGGCGCAGTGGCGCAGGCGCACGATGTTTGGGTGGCCGCACCGACACATCAGCCTGCCGGCCAAATCCTGCATGCGGATTTGGGTTACAGCCATGACTTCCCCAATGTCGAAAAAATCGCCGACGACCGCGTACATATTTTCAAACCGCTGCAATTGACCGGCAGCTCAAAGAAAACCGTTGATTTGGTGAATAAGGGCGAAAACTATCAATACGTTTCCAAAGCCACTTTGCCTGAAGGTTCCTACTGGGTCAGCGCAACCTACAAACCTACTTTCTGGTCGAAAAACAAAGATGGCTGGAAACAGCAAACCTTAAAACAACTGGCCGGTGCCACCTATTGCGAACAATCGCAAATGTTCGGCAAGAGCTTTGTCCAAGTGGGCAACGGCGCAGTTGATGAAGCTGTATTGACCCGCCCTATCGGCCAAGAGCTGGAACTGGTTCCGCTGAAAAATCCGAACGAAGTCAAAGCCGGCGGTATTTTGCCGGTCAAAGTCCTGTACAAAGGCGAGCCTTTGGTTAAAGCCACCGTTACCGCCAGCTCGGACACTTTGGCGGAAATGGACTTGGAATCGACCCATGACCACCGCGAGCCTCAAGGCTTCTCCGGCAAAACCGATAAAAACGGCGTGGTCAATGTGATTACGCTGATTGACGGTTTGTGGAAAATCAAAGTGGTGAACGAGACCGATTACGGCGATAAAAGCGTATGTCAGAAAGACAATACTTACGCAACGCTGATTGTGCCTGTCGGTACCAAACGCGCGGCTGCACGCCATGCCCACCATCATCAACATTAA
- the mutS gene encoding DNA mismatch repair protein MutS produces MSKPTVSPMMQQYLDIKSQHADKLVFYRMGDFYELFLDDAVEAAKLLDITLTTRGQMDGVPIKMAGVPFHAAEQYLARLVKMGKSVAVCEQVGEVGAGKGPVERKVVRIVTPGTLTDAAFLEDKETNRIAAVNADKKHVAIAWASLQSGEFKTKLTTADKLADELARLQVAEILLPEGKSLPDGFHATSANITRLNSWQFAADAGAKLLTEYFGCQDLHGFGLDGKEHEAAVGAAGALLNYIRLTQNLMPQHLDGISLETDSQYIGMDAATRRNLEITQTLSGKKSPTLFSILDGCATHMGSRLLALWLHHPLRSRAHIRARQEAVAALGSQYETLQGRLKNIADIERIAARIAVGNARPRDLAALRDSLFALSEIELSAEGSSLLETLKAVFPETLPVAETLKAAVMPEPAVWLKDSGVINQGYCAELDELRHIQNHGDEFLLDLEARERERTGLSTLKVEFNRVHGFYIELSKVQAEQAPADYQRRQTLKNAERFITPELKTFEDKVLTAQEQALALEKRLFEALLKDIQTTLPQLQKAAKAAAALDVLSTFAATAAERSFVCPEFADYPVIHIENGRHPVVEQQVRHFTANHTRLDHKHRLMLLTGPNMGGKSTYMRQVAHIVLMAHTGSFVPADSAQIGPIDQIFTRIGASDDLASNRSTFMVEMSETAYILHHATDQSLVLMDEVGRGTSTFDGLALAHAIAEHLLQKNKSFSLFATHYFELTKLPEAHATAVNMHLSALEQGQDIVFLHHIEPGPASKSYGIAVAKLAGLPNRALKAAQKHLDELEAQAAANRPQLDIFSAMPSENRADEEEPDIEPVCHAQTDELAEALAQIQPDNLTPREALDALYRLKEICNKVS; encoded by the coding sequence ATGTCCAAACCCACTGTTTCCCCGATGATGCAGCAGTATCTCGACATCAAATCGCAACACGCCGACAAGCTGGTGTTTTACCGCATGGGCGATTTTTACGAGTTGTTTTTGGATGACGCGGTGGAAGCGGCGAAGCTGTTGGATATCACCCTGACCACGCGCGGGCAGATGGACGGCGTGCCGATTAAGATGGCGGGCGTGCCGTTTCACGCGGCGGAGCAGTATCTGGCGCGGCTGGTGAAGATGGGCAAAAGCGTGGCGGTGTGCGAGCAGGTGGGCGAAGTCGGCGCGGGCAAAGGGCCGGTGGAGCGCAAAGTCGTGCGCATTGTGACGCCCGGCACGCTGACCGACGCGGCGTTTTTGGAAGACAAGGAAACCAACCGCATCGCGGCGGTGAACGCGGATAAAAAACACGTCGCCATCGCGTGGGCATCTTTGCAAAGCGGCGAATTCAAAACCAAGCTGACGACGGCGGACAAACTCGCCGACGAGCTGGCGCGTTTGCAGGTGGCGGAAATCCTGTTGCCCGAAGGCAAAAGCCTGCCTGACGGTTTTCATGCAACCTCTGCCAACATCACGCGCCTGAACTCGTGGCAGTTTGCCGCCGACGCGGGTGCGAAATTGTTGACCGAATACTTCGGCTGCCAAGACCTGCACGGCTTCGGTTTGGACGGCAAGGAACACGAAGCCGCCGTCGGCGCGGCGGGCGCGCTGTTGAACTACATCCGCCTGACGCAGAACCTGATGCCGCAACACCTCGACGGCATTTCGCTCGAAACCGACAGCCAATATATCGGCATGGACGCCGCCACGCGCCGCAATCTCGAAATCACGCAAACCCTCTCCGGCAAAAAATCGCCGACCCTGTTTTCCATACTCGACGGCTGCGCCACCCACATGGGCAGCCGCCTCTTGGCACTCTGGCTGCACCACCCCTTACGCAGCCGCGCCCACATCCGCGCCCGCCAAGAAGCCGTTGCCGCGCTGGGTTCGCAATACGAAACCTTGCAAGGCCGTCTGAAAAACATCGCGGACATCGAACGCATCGCCGCCCGCATCGCCGTCGGCAACGCCCGCCCGCGCGACCTCGCCGCCCTGCGCGACAGCCTGTTTGCCCTGTCCGAAATCGAACTGTCCGCCGAGGGCAGCAGTCTCTTAGAAACCCTCAAAGCCGTTTTCCCCGAAACCCTGCCCGTCGCCGAAACCCTCAAAGCCGCCGTGATGCCCGAGCCCGCCGTCTGGCTCAAAGACAGCGGCGTCATCAACCAAGGCTATTGCGCAGAACTCGACGAGTTGCGCCACATCCAAAACCACGGCGACGAATTCCTGCTCGACCTCGAAGCGCGCGAACGCGAACGCACCGGCCTCTCCACCCTCAAAGTCGAGTTCAACCGCGTCCACGGCTTCTACATTGAGCTATCCAAAGTCCAAGCCGAACAAGCTCCTGCCGACTACCAACGCCGCCAGACCCTCAAAAACGCCGAACGCTTCATCACCCCCGAACTCAAAACCTTCGAAGACAAAGTCCTGACCGCGCAAGAGCAGGCATTGGCATTGGAAAAACGCCTGTTTGAAGCCCTCCTCAAAGACATTCAGACGACCCTGCCTCAGCTTCAAAAAGCCGCCAAAGCCGCCGCTGCGCTGGACGTACTCTCCACCTTCGCTGCCACCGCCGCCGAACGCAGCTTCGTCTGCCCCGAGTTTGCCGACTACCCCGTCATCCATATCGAAAACGGCCGCCATCCCGTTGTCGAGCAACAAGTGCGCCACTTTACCGCCAACCACACCCGCCTCGACCACAAACACCGCCTCATGCTCCTGACCGGCCCCAACATGGGCGGCAAATCCACCTATATGCGCCAAGTCGCCCACATCGTCCTCATGGCGCACACCGGCAGCTTCGTGCCTGCCGATTCAGCTCAAATCGGCCCCATCGACCAAATCTTCACCCGTATCGGTGCATCGGACGACCTAGCTTCCAACCGCTCTACCTTCATGGTCGAAATGAGCGAAACCGCCTACATCCTCCACCACGCCACCGACCAATCCCTCGTCCTCATGGACGAAGTCGGACGCGGCACCTCCACCTTCGACGGCCTCGCCCTCGCGCACGCCATAGCCGAACACCTGCTGCAAAAAAACAAATCCTTCAGCCTCTTCGCCACCCACTATTTCGAGCTGACCAAACTGCCCGAAGCCCACGCAACGGCGGTCAACATGCACCTCTCCGCACTCGAACAAGGACAAGACATCGTCTTCCTCCACCACATCGAACCCGGTCCCGCCAGCAAAAGCTACGGTATCGCCGTCGCCAAACTCGCCGGCCTGCCCAACCGTGCCCTCAAAGCCGCCCAAAAACATCTGGACGAACTCGAAGCCCAAGCCGCCGCCAACCGTCCGCAGCTGGATATTTTCAGCGCCATGCCGTCTGAAAATAGGGCGGATGAGGAAGAGCCGGACATTGAACCGGTTTGCCATGCCCAGACCGATGAGTTGGCCGAAGCGTTGGCGCAAATCCAACCCGACAACCTCACGCCGCGCGAAGCCTTGGATGCCTTGTACCGTTTGAAAGAAATCTGCAACAAGGTGTCGTAA
- a CDS encoding sulfate ABC transporter substrate-binding protein: MRTLSFAALTAALALSACSPKAEQSADNASQAVGGKGGEIKLLNVSYDVARDFYKEYNPLFVKEFAAKNGGQLVEVQQSHGGSSKQALAVANGLAADVVTMNQTSDIELLVKKGLVKADWNTRLPDNAVPYTSNVVFLVRKGNPKHIQDWGDLAKDGVQIVLANPKTTGNGRYAFLGAYGYGLKVNNGDEGKTKDFVAALLKNTPVFENGGRAATTTFSQRNIGDVLVTFENEANYVSKKLTQDQFEIVYPSYTILSEAPVAVVDSVVDKKGTRAAAEAYLQNLWSEPAQELAANLYLRPRNAEVLAKHKADFPEIETFNPNEKFGPWEEIMKKFFADGGLFDQLSSKK; encoded by the coding sequence ATCCGTACGCTTTCTTTTGCCGCATTAACCGCCGCGCTGGCTTTGAGCGCGTGCTCGCCAAAAGCCGAACAATCCGCCGACAATGCTTCTCAAGCTGTCGGAGGTAAGGGGGGCGAAATCAAATTGCTGAATGTCTCCTACGATGTCGCCCGCGATTTTTATAAAGAATACAATCCTTTATTTGTTAAAGAGTTTGCCGCAAAAAACGGCGGACAATTGGTTGAAGTCCAACAGTCGCACGGCGGCTCCAGCAAGCAGGCTTTGGCTGTCGCCAACGGTTTGGCTGCCGATGTGGTGACCATGAACCAGACTTCCGATATTGAGCTTTTGGTGAAAAAAGGTTTGGTCAAAGCCGATTGGAACACGCGCCTGCCGGACAATGCCGTGCCTTATACCAGCAACGTCGTTTTCTTGGTGCGCAAAGGTAATCCGAAACACATCCAAGACTGGGGCGATTTGGCCAAAGACGGCGTGCAAATTGTTTTGGCGAACCCGAAAACCACCGGCAACGGCCGCTACGCCTTTTTGGGTGCGTACGGTTATGGTTTGAAAGTGAATAACGGCGATGAAGGCAAAACCAAAGATTTTGTGGCCGCATTACTGAAAAACACGCCTGTGTTTGAAAACGGCGGCCGCGCGGCAACAACGACCTTCAGCCAACGCAATATCGGCGATGTCTTGGTTACCTTTGAAAATGAGGCCAACTATGTCAGCAAAAAGTTGACCCAAGACCAATTTGAAATCGTCTACCCAAGCTACACCATTCTTTCCGAAGCACCGGTTGCCGTCGTGGACAGCGTGGTCGACAAAAAAGGCACACGCGCCGCTGCCGAAGCCTATCTGCAAAACCTCTGGAGCGAACCGGCCCAAGAGTTGGCCGCCAATCTTTACCTGCGTCCGCGCAATGCGGAAGTATTGGCGAAACACAAAGCCGATTTCCCTGAGATTGAGACGTTTAATCCGAATGAGAAATTCGGCCCGTGGGAAGAAATCATGAAAAAATTCTTTGCCGACGGCGGATTATTTGACCAGCTTTCCAGTAAAAAATAA
- a CDS encoding phosphoadenylyl-sulfate reductase, with protein sequence MSLFRPQFWKIPEISDDERRRLPELATALERRLQDIAARYPQAVFASSLAVEDMVITDAVCRLKLPIRIITLNTGKLNPETAALIAETNARYQTELEVFYPNQQTADEFEAEFGTTAMYDSVELRRRCCHIRKIEPLNRALRNAPAWLTGQRRSQSETRSELNFEELDTGRNITKFNPIFDWEEQDVWAYAHEHQVPLNALYHQGYPSIGCEPCTRPVKLGENIRAGRWWWESKDSKECGLHK encoded by the coding sequence ATGTCTTTATTCCGCCCACAATTCTGGAAAATCCCCGAAATTAGCGATGACGAACGCCGCCGCCTGCCTGAATTGGCTACTGCTTTGGAGCGCCGTTTGCAAGACATTGCCGCGCGCTATCCGCAAGCCGTGTTCGCATCCAGCCTTGCGGTTGAAGATATGGTCATTACCGATGCCGTGTGCCGTCTGAAACTGCCCATCCGCATCATTACGCTCAATACGGGCAAACTCAATCCCGAGACCGCCGCGCTGATTGCCGAAACCAATGCGCGTTATCAAACCGAATTGGAAGTGTTTTATCCCAACCAGCAAACCGCCGATGAATTTGAAGCGGAATTCGGCACGACCGCCATGTACGACAGCGTCGAGTTGCGCCGCCGTTGCTGCCATATCCGCAAAATCGAACCGCTCAACCGCGCTTTGCGCAACGCCCCCGCATGGCTGACCGGACAACGCCGCAGCCAGTCCGAAACGCGCAGCGAATTGAATTTTGAAGAGCTGGATACGGGCCGCAACATCACCAAATTCAATCCTATTTTCGATTGGGAAGAGCAGGATGTTTGGGCATATGCGCACGAGCACCAAGTTCCGCTTAATGCGCTGTATCATCAAGGCTATCCCAGCATTGGGTGCGAACCCTGCACGCGCCCGGTCAAGCTGGGCGAAAATATCCGCGCCGGACGATGGTGGTGGGAAAGCAAAGATAGTAAGGAATGCGGTTTGCACAAATAA
- the panB gene encoding 3-methyl-2-oxobutanoate hydroxymethyltransferase — protein MITVNTLQKMKAEGEKIAMLTAYESSFAALMDNAGVDVLLVGDSLGMAVQGRQSTLPVSLQDMCYHTECVARGTQNAMIVSDLPFGAYQQSKEQAFAAAAELMAAGAHMVKLEGGVWMAETTEFLQMRGIPVCAHIGLTPQSVFAFGGYKVQGRGDKAEALLNDAKAHDAAGAAIVLMECVPAELAKKVTETVSCPTIGIGAGVDCDGQVLVMHDMLGIFPGKTAKFVKNFMQGKDSVQAAVKAYVDEVKAKTFPSVEHTFAG, from the coding sequence ATGATTACCGTAAACACTTTGCAAAAAATGAAAGCAGAGGGCGAGAAAATCGCCATGCTGACCGCTTATGAATCCAGCTTTGCCGCGCTAATGGACAATGCCGGCGTAGATGTACTGCTGGTCGGCGATTCTTTGGGCATGGCGGTGCAAGGTCGTCAGTCCACTTTGCCGGTGAGCTTGCAGGATATGTGCTACCACACTGAATGCGTGGCTCGCGGCACTCAAAATGCAATGATTGTCAGCGACTTGCCGTTTGGCGCGTATCAGCAGAGCAAAGAGCAGGCATTTGCGGCGGCGGCCGAATTGATGGCGGCCGGCGCGCATATGGTCAAACTCGAAGGCGGCGTCTGGATGGCGGAGACCACTGAATTTCTGCAAATGCGCGGCATTCCTGTTTGCGCGCACATCGGCCTGACCCCGCAATCCGTGTTTGCATTCGGCGGCTATAAAGTTCAAGGCCGCGGCGATAAGGCGGAAGCGTTGCTCAACGATGCCAAAGCGCATGATGCTGCAGGTGCGGCAATCGTATTGATGGAGTGCGTTCCTGCGGAATTGGCGAAAAAAGTAACCGAGACCGTTTCTTGCCCGACCATCGGTATTGGCGCAGGCGTGGATTGCGACGGTCAGGTTTTGGTGATGCACGATATGCTCGGCATTTTCCCCGGCAAAACAGCCAAATTCGTGAAGAACTTTATGCAGGGTAAAGACAGCGTTCAAGCTGCGGTCAAAGCCTATGTGGACGAAGTCAAAGCAAAAACGTTCCCATCTGTCGAACATACGTTTGCCGGATAA